A window of Erpetoichthys calabaricus chromosome 12, fErpCal1.3, whole genome shotgun sequence contains these coding sequences:
- the LOC114662187 gene encoding calcium release-activated calcium channel protein 1-like, which translates to MHPGEEAVTAPLSIPSSSGLAGDTELLASSDRKESLSTYREFVTSTYMDLMSANQHSIHALNWRRLYLSRAKLKASSRTSALLSGFAMVAMVEVQLQDTFSYPPGLLIAFSVCTTVLVAVHLFALMISTCILPHIESVSNIHNLNSVSESPHERMHHYIELAWGFSTALGILLFLVEVVLLCWVKFLPVGVPEMKDGLIINTTENSKYDESERWNAALAATIIMVPVVLIFMAFAFHFYRSLVTHKTDRHTQGLDELNRIKFQLDDEDLTVNTV; encoded by the exons ATGCATCCAGGAGAAGAAGCCGTTACAGCCCCTCTCTCTATCCCATCCTCCAGCGGGCTGGCCGGCGACACGGAGCTTCTGGCTTCTTCGGACCGAAAAGAATCGCTCAGTACTTACCGGGAGTTCGTCACAAGCACATACATGGACTTGATGAGTGCCAACCAGCACTCTATACACGCCCTAAACTGGCGGCGACTCTACCTGAGCAGGGCGAAGCTGAAAGCCTCTAGCAGAACATCGGCGCTGCTGTCCGGATTTGCAATG GTGGCCATGGTAGAAGTGCAGCTGCAAGATACATTTTCCTATCCACCTGGTTTACTAATTGCTTTCAGCGTGTGCACCACAGTCCTGGTGGCTGTCCACCTCTTCGCCCTGATGATTAGCACCTGCATTTTGCCACACATTGAATCTGTCAGCAACATCCACAATCTGAACTCAGTGTCGGAGTCACCACATGAACGCATGCACCACTATATTGAGCTTGCCTGGGGCTTCTCCACAGCCCTGGGTATCCTCCTTTTCCTTGTAGAGGTGGTGTTGCTTTGCTGGGTAAAGTTTCTGCCAGTGGGAGTTCCGGAGATGAAAGATGGACTGATAATAAATACGACAGAGAATTCCAAATATGATGAGAGTGAGCGCTGGAATGCAGCTTTAGCTGCCACAATCATCATGGTTCCAGTTGTACTGATTTTCATGGcttttgcctttcatttttatcgtTCACTGGTCACACATAAAACAGATCGGCACACACAGGGGCTGGACGAGTTGAATCGCATTAAATTTCAGCTTGATGATGAAGACTTGACTGTGAATACAGTTTAA